One Aegilops tauschii subsp. strangulata cultivar AL8/78 chromosome 2, Aet v6.0, whole genome shotgun sequence genomic window, ATGTAATCCTAACAATTATCTGGATCAACCAAAGGTAGTTGAGATGAAAAAATTTGtagttcatataattttagaCTAAAAAGAAATCATATGGATACCAACCTAATTCAGTTTACAGCTCAATGTTCATAGCCTATAAAAGGAAGTATAACTTTTTTTTGGCCACCGTAGTGTTGCATATGTATTTTATAAATTGTTAAACTATCTTTTTAAGAACCATTTTCTCCATATAACAATAGTTATGCTTCTTTATTCTGTCCAGCACTGTTTTTGTCGACATAGAGGGTTTTCCTGTAAGCTATGAGAATTACTTATCTTCATTTAAAGCGAGGGGTGAGATTGGAGATGAAGTGATGAACTCTTTTATCCAAGTTCTTAACTACgaatcaaagatgtcatctgaaGTAAAGCCTTATATCAAGAAGTACTATTTCACTTCGTACTTCACTGTGAGTTTTCGTTCTAAACTGCCTATTTGCTACTCttttgaacattttttatttttacttaAATTCATTGATTTTTACCAAAAAAAATTGTTGGTCACAGAATAAATTGTTGGTTACCCCTGAGTCATTTGGTCCAGTTACGTGCATACGAGAATTTGACAGGATTAATTCAGAAGAAAGCCTCTGGAAACAAGACTTGGTAAATCTTTTTCAAGTGATATTATGTTAAGCAAGATATTTTCTATTTGTTTTGTCTTATGCTCATTCTGCTTTTTTTGTTGCATAGTTATACTTCCCTACTATAAAATCAAACCACTGGGTTATACTTTCCATAAACTCTCTCTTTGAGAGATCTCacttttttgatctctgtggcaCTATCCTGGGAACTACCCAATAAGAACTTGTTTACAACTTGGTAAGTAATTATTGAGACATAATATCCTTTGATTTCAacggaaacattttttttctgcTCTACCACTTATGAATGTCTTTAACTGTGTGTACATATATTAAACAGCTTTCCAACTACAACATGATTTGCAAGCTGAGTAAAAAGCCATTCAAGAATGTATTCTCTTTCAAGCTTCAACCTATAGGACCTTACCCAACAAACTATCTCATGTAAGTCCATTTTTCTTCTTTGTGTTTGTATATTTATTCATTTTTTCAACTGCAACTTTATTCAACATACTTCTCCGTACTTATTACTTTTTTCCCTCCTACTTGTTGTTATCATACTTGAtactcctcctcaatttttttccATGTTTTGTATTCTTTATGCAGGCATGACTTAGGCCACTATCTGCCTTTATACATGGAAAATTTTGAAGGCAAAACGATGAAGAGTTTTAGTGTGGTATTTCTTGAAAACTCTTTGCCTTATTTTTTTGTATGTGCAAAACTGAATCCAAAACAAACTAGTGAGGTAGGCCATTCGATGTGTTGGCAGCTGGAGACATTTGTTGGCCCTATTTTTTTGGAAAATGAACACCATGAAGTCCGTTAAACTACATGTGCTTTCTGTTTTAGCTTACTAGGAATGACATGACTTGATTTTGTTCGATCATGGTTATCTGCTACTAGCAATCAGTAGCTAGTTGTATGCTAATCTAATTAGTTCTTTAATTGTGTTGCTAATTGATAATGTATCTTTGAAATGGCACAGTTGCTGGGTACTTTCGCATGTCTAAGACTAAATGCTAGTCCCAATCATATGCACATCATTTTTAGAAGCTAGGACTTGTCTATATACATTGAATGCTTGGGTGGAATTGATAGTATTCATTTTTCTGAAGTGCGAGTTTGTTTACTACCCATCCTTCTTTTACCCAGAATATTTTAGGTCTTGTTATGTGTTGTACCATGTCCTCCCAGCAGTAATTTTTTTAGCATGCTCATATGATTAGTCAAGCGTCTTTCTAGTGTTTACTATCTCTGTAGCCTCCTGTAACCAGTCATGGCTCTACTTCTCTAGTACTTTTTTTGTAGTACTTCAAAAAAAATTCTCAAGTTTTGTTCTTCTATCTCTCATAATCTGTCTATATTATCTTTATACCCAGGACAACATTCCAAAGTACAGAATGATCTCTGCGTTCAAGTCATTCAAAAGCACCTTGAACAAACTGAAAGAAGAAGATCTGCCAAGACCAAATAGACTTTTTCGAAAGATGCATCTGCAAACATTTTTAATGTGTAATTGATCGGAGAAAAGCATGCATTTTCATGTCTCCAACAGTTTCATCTATAATAGTACGGTAGTAGATGCACAGTACTAGTTGTTCAAACATATGTTATGCGAGCAAGTGCTATACTCTTGGATATCTACTTTT contains:
- the LOC109759054 gene encoding uncharacterized protein isoform X4, with translation MNMDFAVQQGYSTMNNAEAGPSTGTNTIEKKNRKKRAAKLQSPNPPKKLKISREVDIFFSKYLRKPIFQDYTVFVDIEGFPVSYENYLSSFKARGEIGDEVMNSFIQVLNYESKMSSEVKPYIKKYYFTSYFTNKLLVTPESFGPVTCIREFDRINSEESLWKQDLLYFPTIKSNHWVILSINSLFERSHFFDLCGTILGTTQ
- the LOC109759054 gene encoding uncharacterized protein isoform X3, giving the protein MMSLSRSQSDRNLRVKRFQGTPTIIEDDSPITPAVATNEDIPASDCDISVGIPMNMDFAVQQGYSTMNNAEAGPSTGTNTIEKKNRKKRAAKLQSPNPPKKLKISREVDIFFSKYLRKPIFQDYTVFVDIEGFPVSYENYLSSFKARGEIGDEVMNSFIQVLNYESKMSSEVKPYIKKYYFTSYFTNKLLVTPESFGPVTCIREFDRINSEESLWKQDLLYFPTIKSNHWVILSINSLFERSHFFDLCGTILGTTQ
- the LOC109759054 gene encoding uncharacterized protein isoform X2, whose protein sequence is MMSLSRSQSDRNLSSASSNERVKRFQGTPTIIEDDSPITPAVATNEDIPASDCDISVGIPMNMDFAVQQGYSTMNNAEAGPSTGTNTIEKKNRKKRAAKLQSPNPPKKLKISREVDIFFSKYLRKPIFQDYTVFVDIEGFPVSYENYLSSFKARGEIGDEVMNSFIQVLNYESKMSSEVKPYIKKYYFTSYFTNKLLVTPESFGPVTCIREFDRINSEESLWKQDLLYFPTIKSNHWVILSINSLFERSHFFDLCGTILGTTQ